TTGACGACGACATCCCAGTCGAGCGGGGTGCCCATCTCCTTTGCCGATGGCGTGTCCGCCGCCTTGCGGTAGCGGGCAGCCAGATCGGCGCTGTAGAGGCTCGCAAGGCGCTCCTCGGAGAAGTAGTCCTGGAAGTCCTGCGGCGGATCGGCCCAGTTGGCCTCCGCTGCCGCCATGACCGCGCGCACCGGCTCGGTCGCATCGGCGGCCAGCACCGGCGTTGCCGCCGTGCCAAGGGCTAGAGCGGCGATTGCCGCAAGCATCCGCACAGTCTTCATCACGAACTCCCTCCCTCGATTGGCGCCCGTGCGGGGCCTCAGGCCTTCTCGTATTTCTCGACCGTCTGCTCGATGGCGCCGAAGACCGAATGGCCGTCCGCGTCCTGCATCTCGATCCGCACCGTGTCGCCGAAGCGCATGAACGGCGTCTTGGGCGCGCCGTCCTCGATGGTCTCGATCATGCGGATCTCGGCGATGCAGGAATATCCGACGCCGCCTTCGGCAACCGGCTTGCCCGGACCGCCGTCCATCTTGTTCGACACTGTGCCCGAGCCGACGATGGCGCCGGCCGACAGCGGACGGGTCTTGGCTGCATGGGCGATCAGGGTCGGGAAGTCGAAGGTCATGTCGACACCGGCATTGGCCCGGCCGAAGGGCTGACCGTTCAGGTCGACGCGCAGCGGCAGGTGCACCTTGCCGCCGTCCCAGGCCTCGCCCAGCTCGTCCGGCGTCACCGCGACCGGCGAGAAGGCGGAAGAGGGCTTGGACTGGAAGAAGCCGAAACCCTTGCCGAGTTCGGCCGGGATCAGGCCGCGCAGCGACACGTCGTTGACCAGCATGACCAGGCGGATGGCCGCGCGGGCCTCCTCGGGCGTGGCGCCCATCGGCACGTCGCCGGTGATGACGGCGACCTCGCCCTCCATGTCGATGCCGAAGGCCTCGTCGGCCATGCGGATCGGCTCGCGCGGGGCGAGGAAGGCGTCCGAGCCGCCCTGATACATCAGCGGATCGGTCCAGAAGCTCGCCGGCATCTCGGCATTGCGCGCCTTGCGGACCAGCTCCACGTGATTGACGTAGGCCGAACCGTCCGCCCACTGGTAGGCGCGCGGCAACGGCGACAGCGCGTCGTGCTCGTGGAAGCGCAGGCTCGGCACCGCGTCATGCTCGAGGCTCTCGGCGAGCGTCGCCAGCTTCGGTGCGACTTCGTCCCAGTTGTCGAGGGCGGCCTGCAGCGTCGGCGCGATGTGGCTGGCCTCGGTGCAGCGGGTCAGCGACGAGTTGACGACGACGAGCTTGCCGTCGCGGCTGCCGTCGCGAAGTGTAGCGAGTTTCATGGCTTAGTCCCAGTTGCCCTCGAGGGTGCCGTCGAAGCGCTTTTTCAGCTGCGACCAGCAGTCGAGGTAGTTGTCCTGCAGGGTGTCGAGTTCCGCCGCGAAGCGCGTGAGGTGCTGCGGGAAGCGGGTCTCGAACATGAACGCCATGGTGCCCGTCAGCTTCTGCGGCTTCAACTCGGCGCGGCTCGCCTTCTCGAAGCCGTCGGCATCGGGTCCGTGCGGCAGCATCATGTTGTGAAGGCTCATGCCGCCGGGCACGAAGCCTTCCTCCTTGGCGTCGTAGCGGCCGTA
This genomic window from Stappia sp. 28M-7 contains:
- a CDS encoding fumarylacetoacetate hydrolase family protein yields the protein MKLATLRDGSRDGKLVVVNSSLTRCTEASHIAPTLQAALDNWDEVAPKLATLAESLEHDAVPSLRFHEHDALSPLPRAYQWADGSAYVNHVELVRKARNAEMPASFWTDPLMYQGGSDAFLAPREPIRMADEAFGIDMEGEVAVITGDVPMGATPEEARAAIRLVMLVNDVSLRGLIPAELGKGFGFFQSKPSSAFSPVAVTPDELGEAWDGGKVHLPLRVDLNGQPFGRANAGVDMTFDFPTLIAHAAKTRPLSAGAIVGSGTVSNKMDGGPGKPVAEGGVGYSCIAEIRMIETIEDGAPKTPFMRFGDTVRIEMQDADGHSVFGAIEQTVEKYEKA